The Nostoc sp. UHCC 0926 nucleotide sequence ACTATTGTTTTTAGTCCTCCCCATAAATCTAGTTGATAAAGTCCAGGAATCTGCGACACAGGTACGGTGTAAACTGTACGTTTTTCGATGTGGTATAGCAATCGCCACTACGATTAGGACGCTAGATGTAAGATATACTCCATCGCATCCCGTAGACACTCATATTGGTCAAGTTGCTTGCGAATGCGACTTTTGAGCCAAGACCAGCATCGCTCAATCTTGTTGAGATCCGGTGAATAGGGAGGTAAGTACAATAGTTTACAACCTACTTGGTGAATCAGTTGCTCAATACGATCGCCTTTATGGAACGTAGCATTATCGATGATTACCACCTGTCCTGGTTCCAACAGAGGGATTAAACAAGTTTCTAACCAAATCTCAAATACAATTCGGTTGAAGGAACCAACAATAGTAAAAGGAGCCATCAGTTGCTGGTTACACAAGGCCGCAATCATATTGACACAGGCGTTGCCGCCGTCCTGCCCAAGGGCATCTAAATAAAGGTCGTAATGGACTGTGGGCAAAGGGTTATCCCCATAAAGATGTTAACTTTCGGGGTGGCTTATCCCAAACTACCATCAAGCTAGTAGATGCAGAATCTGGGGAAGAACTGGAGGAAATCTCAGAAGATATTGCTCACCGCGAAGTCCATCCCCAAGCCATCTACAAACGACAAGATGCCAATAGACAAATGCTGACTTATCAGTGCATCTCCCTTGACTTGAACAGCAAGCAAGCAATATTAAAACAGACAGCAGATAGCTCACTGTTTACAGTTGCAGTTACGGAATCAGAAACCAGTAGCCTAACAGTGCTGACAGATCCGGTGAAGTTACCATTGCTGTTTTCTCAAGTCAGTGATGTTGATGACTGTCAGGAATACCTAACCCTGTCACTTAGTTTTGGTGAAGTTAAACACATTACCAGTGGTTACAGTTTAATGACCCAAATCTATGAGCAGACTTGTTTGAACAAGCGGTGTCTTAACTACAAAGAGCCGCTACCTAAAGAACGTCGTTGTCCACTTTGTAGCAAACTCACACGTAAGGCTGTAATTGTGAAAACCCTCTCAGAAGAAAAGTTTGAACAGCCTTTCCGTACACGATTTTCAGCACCAATGGTCAAAGTAGCAATTAACTCAAGTGCGCGGCAATACCTCCAGCACAATGCCTTGGAAACTAGAACCAATTTAACCCGCAGTGGAGAACCGATTCCCCCTGGTTATCAACAGTTGTGGGAATATTCCAGTACCTTGATTGCTATCCACAGCTTTGGGCATCAAATTATGAGAGCTTTACAGCTGGTGGCTAGAGTTGACCCAAAACAGGTGAATTTTACAGTAGTGAAGGAGTTAGGGGAAAATAACAATTACACAGGCTATTTCTATGATACCAGTGATGGCGGTAATGGTGCGGCTGAAGCTGTGTTTAAACATCTGCCAAAACTTGCTGGTGCTGCTAGAGCGATCGCACAGGATTGTAATTGCAATACTGGCTGTGCCAAGTGCTTAATTCAATATGGTTGCCCTGATGGGAACATTGCTTTATTGAAGCAAATGGGATTATTGTTGTTAGATGCGATCGCCTCCACTGGGGCGTAGCCCTACACTTGATGTTTGACACGAGAATCGTCGTAGACATCGCTCAAGTTCCAGATTTTAATGTTCCAGATACTCAATCACTGCCTCCAAATCTGCAATCGCCCGATTAAATCGATTGAGCATTGCTTCTGCTACTTCTGGTTGGGCGTTGACAGTCGGTAGTTTTTCTGTAACCACACCTTTGAGTGCTTCTAGCCACAGCGACAAATTTGTATGTCGAACTGCTGTCAACAATCCCATATTGGTGAGAACAGACAAATGAAATCCAAGTTGGTCTTGTCCGCCATAACCCAAATATCCGTTGCTCAGTTCTAGTTTTTCTGGAGTAAATTCAAAATACTGGTCAGAGGTAATACCAGCTCCTTCGAGTTTGGGTTGTGGTAATGGAGGTTGGGATTGAGTCATTATCAGTTAGGATTGTTGTACAGCAGGTAATTTTGAGATTTGCAAAACACTGTCTGACCAAATACCAAGTTCTTGAATAATCTGGTTTTTAGCTTCTGTGTTATTCCAGGCTTGTTCCCAGTTAAACAGCCAGCGTGTGAGAAACCTTCCTAAATTTGCTAACTCACAAGCATTGTCAATATCTATATCTGGGGCTATCCACTCAAGAAAATACATAGTCTTTCTAATCAGGCTTTTGACCACATCTTCATGCGTAGAGTCACTGAAAAGTTGACTTATCCGTGCTAAATTAGTTGCCAATTTTCCCAATCTAACAGGGATACTATCTTGCACAAAGGTTTCTTGCTCATAAGTTAAGCCACTATTCATCTCAGAAACTCCATAAGAATTTGGGACACAATCTCTCTAATCTGAACGTCCATAATTTCCATTGAACGATTAATGTTTTAATAAGATATGCGTTAGCCGTACTCCGCAGGAGTTGCAAGCTACGCGGAGCGTCTCCAAAAGTTGGCTTTGGCGTACCCTTACAGGGAAGCAAGCTACGCGTAGCGTCTCTAAGAGTTGCCATCGCTTGCAGCTTAATTTTACAGGTATCTAGAATCAGGGCGTAGGCGTAGCCCGCACTTCGACAAAGCTCAGTGACCACCGCAGGCATCGCGAACTATCTCCATCCCATACTTCCTAAAATCTACAAAATCTCATCAATCAGTACTGTACCACCGTCACAAAAGTCTATGCCGAGATGACAATCTTCAAGCAGGGCAGTTCCAATCAATGGACGACGACCTATTCCTAGAACTATAACCTCACGCTCTATACCATTCCACACAACTATTACACGATAAGCAAAGGCTGCAATACTGGAATCATCGGCAAGGTTGGCATCAATTCGAGCCACATAGGGGAGTTGAAGCTCATTAACGACCGCAATTGGCAGGGTCAGAAAGCCTTCAAAACCTGTATCTACAACAAATTCAATTTCTACATCTGACCGTCCTGGAGGACGAAGTATTAGACTCATTCGAGCTTGTAGCCCGACCACAGTACCGTGTATCACTTACTAATCTATCCTAATTAATGTCCCACCAATGGCATAGACTGCATTAAACCCAATCCGTCCCGCCCAAATTGGCGCATCCGATTGTTTAGCTTGTAATCGACGACTCGTTATTAACAAATCATCCCCAATTTCATAGTCACCGGTTTCAACATTAATTGAAATAATTTTGCCAATATTTTCTGCTGTCTCAATTTGAGTACGGAGATTTTCATAATGTTTTTTGCCCCGTCGAGTAATTTCTTCGCCGCTAAGTTTAGGGTAAACCATAGCCATTCTCCGCATTCCGGCGCTAATTATTTGTTATCGATATTCTAAACTAGAATACCCAATTCAAGCGATCACCCAACCACGGTTGATCTGTCTACTCAATCTTTGTCTATGAAAGATGGGCGATCGCAATTCTCAAACGAAGGATGCTCCCGCTAGCTGTTGCCGAAAAGTGACAGAGCGATGTCTACGACGGGCTATTCGGCGTCGCACTTTGTTTGAGAAGAGTGAATGTTGGGTTTTCTTACGTCAACCCAACTGACGGACAGAGGCAATGGCTCTTGCTGAATTTTACAGGTATCTAGAATTAGCGCGATCGCCACTTTGCCCACGCTATGTTGCAGGGTGATCGCGCTAATGGATGTTGGGTTTCATTCTTCAACCCAACCTACGGCGAGAGGCGATCGCTAATTGTTGCTCTAATAGACTGAATAATATCCAAAGTGACAATACAATACTGCTTCAGATTTAGTGCAGTAATTTTACAGTTCTTATTAGATGTGCTTTATTTACCTGATATTAGCCGTACTATCGCTGAGTGCATAGCAATCAACCGCCGAACAATCTTATCGATCTCTAAATCTAATATGCTGTAATCAATGACTGCCTGACGAATAGGTGTATGTCCTTGATTGACAGCTAATTCTTGTATCTTGGCTGTACGTATAATTAATTTGCAGCTTACCGCTGCATTGGAGAGATGTTATGTTCTCTCCACCATGCCAGTAATTAATCTTGCCGATATTCAACAAATTACTAAAACACAGCAACAACTCCTATTCCCCAGTCAAAAATATCATCCAAATCGCTCTGCTTTTGACTCTATAGTTGCAGATAACTTCTCTTTGGTGATGAGACAACTATTTTTAGGACTAACTGTAGAACCTTTATTAAATGCCTATCCTCAAATTGCTCAGTGGGTTTCTCAAATACAGGAACTTGCACCGGAAATTTTTCAATCTCGGAAAAAGTTATTAGTCGATAATCCAGTTATTGCACCTCTGGCAATTAATGACGATAAGCACTTTATTCAAGTATTAACAAATACAGCATTTAAACAAGGTATTCCCAGGCTTTATGAATGGGCTATACGCCATCCATATTTAAGCTGGCAAGACCGGGTAAAGTTGTGGACTACGGCTAGACAATACTCAGTTACTCCTAGCAAAATACAACTCGTAGTTTTAGCATTACATCCTGTTAAACCAGCCCAAAGATTAGATGTACGCTGGAATAAAAAGGATCAGATGCAGACTGAAAAATGGTTAATTAAACTACTGACTCAATCTCTAAATAACAAATCACAATCAAATATAGCTATTCATGAGTTATCGTCAATGGTCAATTTAGAAGCTATTCCAGAAGTCAAGATTTAAGAGGCTAATGCCTCTGCCATTGGCAAATATTTATTAAAGATAACCCCAATGGTACTTAAATCAACTTTTGAACATGGATGGCTATTATCAAAACTACTGAAATTAGATGATGAATATCAAGGTAGGTGGGAGCAATGGCGATGGACAATGGAAACTGGAGAGCTACCTAAAGAAATACCACAAACTGAGTTTTTAGACTTAGGACATCCTCAAGTTTTACAGATGCTCTCAAGCTGTCTGCAATCTATTCCTACAGGTGGATGTGGCAGTCCTTCCAGATTTATTCCCTATTTTACTGACTGGTTACTTTATGCTCTAGGGCATCCCAGCATTGCTAAATTAC carries:
- a CDS encoding DUF1998 domain-containing protein, which encodes MLTYQCISLDLNSKQAILKQTADSSLFTVAVTESETSSLTVLTDPVKLPLLFSQVSDVDDCQEYLTLSLSFGEVKHITSGYSLMTQIYEQTCLNKRCLNYKEPLPKERRCPLCSKLTRKAVIVKTLSEEKFEQPFRTRFSAPMVKVAINSSARQYLQHNALETRTNLTRSGEPIPPGYQQLWEYSSTLIAIHSFGHQIMRALQLVARVDPKQVNFTVVKELGENNNYTGYFYDTSDGGNGAAEAVFKHLPKLAGAARAIAQDCNCNTGCAKCLIQYGCPDGNIALLKQMGLLLLDAIASTGA
- a CDS encoding clan AA aspartic protease, which gives rise to MSLILRPPGRSDVEIEFVVDTGFEGFLTLPIAVVNELQLPYVARIDANLADDSSIAAFAYRVIVVWNGIEREVIVLGIGRRPLIGTALLEDCHLGIDFCDGGTVLIDEIL